A section of the Candidatus Acidiferrales bacterium genome encodes:
- a CDS encoding bacteriohemerythrin — MQLIQWTQELSVSIEEFDRQHKKLVNLMNLLHNSMNKGENRDVLKNFLNELADYTVYHFKSEEKLLQEHMFPLYAIHKKEHDELTKQIFAIKTSFEQGNTSLTVEFMDFLKNWLNKHILQVDKKYCDFLNSKGVH; from the coding sequence GTGCAATTAATCCAGTGGACCCAAGAGTTGAGCGTCAGCATCGAAGAGTTCGACAGACAACATAAGAAGCTGGTGAACCTGATGAACCTGCTCCATAATTCGATGAATAAGGGGGAAAACAGAGATGTACTTAAAAACTTTCTGAACGAGCTGGCAGACTACACGGTTTATCATTTCAAGTCAGAAGAGAAACTGCTTCAGGAACACATGTTCCCGTTGTACGCGATTCACAAAAAGGAACACGATGAGTTGACAAAACAGATCTTCGCGATAAAAACAAGTTTCGAGCAAGGAAATACCTCTCTCACTGTGGAATTCATGGACTTCCTTAAGAATTGGCTGAACAAACATATCCTGCAGGTAGATAAGAAATATTGCGACTTCTTAAATTCCAAAGGAGTCCATTAG
- a CDS encoding T9SS type A sorting domain-containing protein: protein MKHNLSFMRAVNLLLTVVVFPNHGQAQTDFWQKTSLPETYVFSIAANSAGYLFVRTPAIYRSTDAGVSWDTEAGGPDPGGGNPICASPLGYIVAGGYDQIAVSGDSGQTWSTQYTTYDYTGATVPIMSLAFNPSTKTVWAGTYGDGLHQVNGYSWYVSSTAFGTFQYYQGSSLADVHSVFCDSVSGCLFVSFQFGGAERSTDDGQSWSGVSVSDPFAVVNAWATSGNGDIFIGTWHGVFLSTDHGATFSSTDTTRLNNNVTVLVIAAGNKIYAGTDTNGVFLSTDYGESWEQIDSGLQSRHVFSLAVGSDGYLYAGTHGGGLYKSTNVVASVKGRAATLPIRFSLSQNYPNPFNPSTKISYGLPKSSFVTLKIYDVLGREVKTLVDERETAGDHAVTFNAGNLPSGVYFYRMTAGNFAETKKLMVIK, encoded by the coding sequence ATGAAACACAATCTTTCCTTCATGCGTGCCGTGAATCTTTTGCTGACCGTGGTCGTGTTTCCAAACCACGGCCAGGCTCAAACGGATTTCTGGCAGAAGACAAGCCTGCCTGAGACCTATGTATTCTCAATCGCAGCGAACAGTGCTGGCTATCTTTTTGTGAGGACACCCGCGATATATCGATCAACAGATGCCGGCGTTTCTTGGGACACTGAGGCCGGCGGGCCAGACCCCGGAGGCGGCAATCCAATATGCGCATCTCCGCTGGGGTACATCGTTGCAGGGGGATACGACCAAATCGCCGTGTCCGGCGACAGCGGACAGACTTGGTCTACTCAATATACTACTTACGATTACACCGGTGCCACAGTTCCCATTATGTCGCTTGCTTTTAATCCTTCCACCAAGACCGTATGGGCTGGAACATACGGCGATGGCCTTCATCAAGTCAATGGTTATTCATGGTATGTGTCTTCAACGGCATTTGGCACATTCCAATACTATCAGGGTTCATCACTTGCCGATGTCCACTCCGTCTTCTGCGATTCAGTAAGCGGTTGCCTGTTTGTATCTTTCCAATTCGGCGGAGCCGAAAGATCGACTGACGACGGCCAATCATGGAGCGGCGTATCTGTAAGTGACCCGTTCGCAGTTGTAAACGCCTGGGCTACCAGTGGGAATGGCGATATCTTCATAGGAACATGGCACGGTGTTTTCCTTTCAACGGATCACGGCGCCACTTTCTCGTCCACTGACACTACCCGGCTTAATAACAATGTGACTGTTCTCGTTATCGCGGCGGGGAACAAAATCTACGCCGGTACAGACACGAATGGTGTATTTCTTTCGACAGATTATGGCGAGAGCTGGGAACAAATCGACAGCGGCCTTCAGAGCCGCCATGTCTTCTCATTGGCCGTTGGGTCTGACGGTTATCTCTATGCCGGGACCCATGGGGGCGGACTGTACAAAAGCACCAATGTTGTCGCTTCTGTGAAGGGTAGAGCGGCGACCTTACCAATCAGATTTTCTCTTTCGCAAAACTACCCGAATCCGTTCAATCCTTCCACAAAAATCAGTTATGGATTGCCAAAAAGTAGCTTCGTAACACTCAAGATATACGACGTGCTCGGAAGGGAGGTGAAGACTCTTGTCGATGAACGAGAAACGGCGGGAGATCATGCGGTGACTTTCAACGCAGGAAACTTGCCGAGCGGTGTTTATTTCTACAGGATGACTGCCGGAAATTTTGCGGAGACAAAGAAACTAATGGTGATCAAGTGA
- a CDS encoding DinB family protein, translated as MEITSVKSFLDYYERVRERTKRLMEVIRPEHLDFAYMPGKFTVGDEIRHIATIERYMFAETVAGRRSAYQGCGRQLADGYENILKYFDDLHRESLDIFRSLSDEDLKRRCTTPGDVQMAIWKWLRVMVEHEIHHRAQLYIYLNLLKVKTPPIFGLTAEEIQERSVKNPA; from the coding sequence ATGGAAATAACATCGGTGAAATCATTTCTCGATTATTACGAGCGCGTAAGGGAAAGAACCAAACGGCTCATGGAAGTAATTAGGCCCGAACATCTTGACTTTGCCTATATGCCGGGGAAGTTCACGGTCGGAGACGAAATAAGGCATATCGCAACAATCGAACGCTACATGTTTGCAGAAACCGTTGCAGGGAGACGGAGCGCGTATCAGGGTTGCGGAAGGCAATTAGCAGACGGTTACGAAAATATCTTGAAATATTTTGACGACCTTCACAGGGAATCTCTTGATATTTTCAGGAGTCTCAGCGATGAAGATTTGAAACGCAGATGTACAACCCCGGGGGATGTACAGATGGCGATATGGAAATGGCTACGCGTGATGGTGGAACACGAAATACACCATCGTGCCCAATTATACATATACCTTAATCTTCTGAAAGTGAAAACACCCCCGATATTTGGTTTAACAGCAGAAGAGATACAAGAAAGAAGCGTCAAAAATCCAGCCTGA
- the bamC gene encoding outer membrane protein assembly factor BamC, whose product MKSLLYASLLFICTAISACVDVGSATFPEPTANYQPKKVYNASIDTLWNAVEAVLESQRVNIASSDKSDGRITTDYIQGPTQMNLVPGMPDITTRYKYAITIKSVDQSQSKLTIICTLESSSESMAWHDVSKDNAERVTGLENWLYERIDKSLPSH is encoded by the coding sequence GTGAAATCACTGCTTTATGCTTCATTGCTATTCATCTGTACGGCTATCTCGGCCTGCGTCGACGTCGGGTCGGCAACCTTCCCAGAGCCGACCGCGAATTACCAGCCTAAGAAGGTTTACAATGCCTCCATCGATACTCTCTGGAATGCGGTTGAAGCTGTCCTTGAAAGTCAGAGAGTCAACATCGCGTCCTCAGACAAATCCGACGGGCGCATCACAACCGATTACATCCAGGGTCCAACCCAAATGAACTTGGTTCCGGGAATGCCGGACATAACAACAAGGTATAAGTACGCGATCACTATTAAGAGTGTTGATCAGTCGCAATCGAAGCTCACCATAATCTGCACGCTTGAATCTTCCTCTGAATCGATGGCGTGGCATGATGTGAGCAAAGATAATGCGGAAAGGGTGACGGGGCTGGAAAACTGGCTGTACGAGAGGATCGACAAATCTCTGCCAAGTCACTGA